The Clarias gariepinus isolate MV-2021 ecotype Netherlands chromosome 4, CGAR_prim_01v2, whole genome shotgun sequence genome window below encodes:
- the zgc:174888 gene encoding uncharacterized protein zgc:174888, translating into MLSTVLLLLSVFTVRGSACDELQRQTVSNWQGSIKREEQKGFPEVFPKNYYVQHHFNGSTQCEDSCCVFSAAFLLSDAWKYLLQHIERVHMKYTFIVELIIDLDNIWKGSFQDTPNPSAFPSVHSSPRTLLTFTSDVFSKWLDLNCPDKNFSCVFASPAPLFTDEQKEPKAENSADVGGLVEQESQYGKEGEREKRWLTITPKNGDRGLSASLGFFICILCCLRLLLDVMLNELG; encoded by the exons ATGTTATCGACAG TTTTATTGCTTCTATCAGTGTTCACTGTTCGAGGAAGCGCTTGCGATGAGTTGCAGAGACAAACCGTCAGTAATTGGCAGGGCTCTATCAAGCGTGAAGAACAGAAAGGATTT CCAGAGGTGTTTCCGAAAAACTACTACGTACAGCATCATTTCAATGGCAGCACGCAGTGTGAAGACTCG tgctgTGTGTTTAGTGCAGCCTTCCTCCTGTCAGACGCCTGGAAGTATCTCCTGCAGCATATTGAAAGGGTTCACATGAAATATACATTCATTGTTGAACTGATCATTGACCTTGATAACATTTGGAAAGGG AGTTTCCAGGACACACCAAATCCCTCTGCCTTCCCGTCTGTCCACTCCTCTCCTAGAACTCTGCTCACCTTCACGTCTGATGTCTTCTCTAAATGGCTGGACCTAAACTGCCCCGATAAAAATTTCAGCTGTGTGTTTGCTTCTCCTGCTCCTCTGTTCACCGATGAACAAAAGGAGCCAAAGGCAGAAAACAGTGCCGATGTTGGAGGACTTGTTGAACAGGAGTCACAATATGGGAAAGAaggtgaaagagaaaaaagatggCTTACCATCACCCCGAAGAATGGAGACAGGGGGCTGTCTGCTTCTCTAGGATTCTttatttgtattctttgttgtctGAGGCTGCTGTTGGATGTGATGCTGAATGAGCTCGGTTGA